GGCAGAACAGGCCACAAACGGCAAGGCGAACATGGCGGAGGCAATGCCCTGAATGGACTCAAGCCCCGCGCTGGCGGCAAGCAACAGGGCTGCCTGTTTGAAAAAATTGTCGTTGAATGTGCCCATGGCATAGGTTGTGCCCATGCTCAGCAGTATTTTTTTCCCACTGGCTGCCGGGAGTGATTCGGGCGACTGGCTCATGCGTTTGTTCCCTTTTTAGCTTGGGGCTGCGCAGCGGCCCCTTCTTGCAGGTCTTCTTCAATAAAGAGACGAAGTTTTTCCAGAGAATCCAGCACAACATGGTGGCGTACAGAATACAGGGCCTGCCTGCCCTCACGGCGCACGGCGAGGATCCCGGCTTTTTCCAGCACTGCAAGGTGATGCACAATGGTGGAACGACCAAGATCGAATTCTGCGGCAATATCCTTGATGGAAAGTTCCTCGCCGGGCTCAAACAAAAGCAGGATGCGCTGGCGGGTGGTATCCCCCATGGCTGCGAATACTGCGGCCACGGGCTGCCAATGTTCGGGGAGGGTATTCAGGTACGTTGTTCTCATAACTATATAACTAGTTTTTTAGTTATAAAATGTCAAATAAATATTTTTACTAATCATACAAGATAATTACTTTGAATAAACACAGGGGAGACAACATTACCATCACAGGTCAGGGGGGCAATTCCCCACGGTGGAATGC
This is a stretch of genomic DNA from Desulfovibrio desulfuricans. It encodes these proteins:
- a CDS encoding ArsR/SmtB family transcription factor, whose product is MRTTYLNTLPEHWQPVAAVFAAMGDTTRQRILLLFEPGEELSIKDIAAEFDLGRSTIVHHLAVLEKAGILAVRREGRQALYSVRHHVVLDSLEKLRLFIEEDLQEGAAAQPQAKKGTNA